The sequence CGGTTCGTCGAGTCGCGCCGCGCGAGCGTCGCGTTCGCCGCCGTTCGACCCAAGAGCTGACGGGCGAGAGGCGCGGGCGTCTCCGCGCGATGGAGCGCGCTGCGGCGGGCTGCTACGCTATGGACCGTGTACCGCTCCCTCGGCTCGCTCGCGGCGTTCGGCGTGCCCTCGGGCCCGTACACCGGCCCGCCCCGCCGCCTGCGCTGGAAGGACCTCCCGAGGGCCGTTCAAGACCGCCTGGAGGCCTGCATCGACGGCCGCGGCAGGCCCGCGCCCATCGCGCTGCACGTGCCCCGCCCCACCCGCCTCGCGAAGCGGCTCGTCTTCGCGGCGACCCTCGGCGTGATGGGCCTCGCGGCGCTCGTGGTGGGCTCGTGGTCCGCCGCACAGCCCTCGGCGACGAGCGGGCTCTACGCGCTCGCGGTGTTGCCCGTCGTGGGGCTCGCCGTGTTCCTTCAGGCGCGAAGGCTCGCGCGCGGCGGCACGCCGTTCGACCCCGGCGTCGCGCTGCTGCCGCTCGACCTGGTCGTCTTCGAGGGCTCCACTCTGAGGGTCGCCCCGCTCGGCGACGTGCGCGACGTGGGGGTCCTCGCGGGCGGCGGCGTGACGCGCCTCGTGCTCCGCTTCGCGTCCGGGGAGGAGGTGACCTTCCCGATGCCCAGCCAGGCCCACGCAGACCGCACCTACGCGGCCCTCGTGCATGCGCAGGGCACGCTCGAGGCGCTCTCGTATGGCGACGATCTCGAGCGCGCGATAGAGCACGATCCGTTCTTCCCGATACGCGCGGAGGGCGGCTTCGAGGCCAGCGCCGTCGCGGGCGCGACCCCCGCGGCGGCCTCTTCCGGTCGCCGCGGTCGCCGCGCCTCGACCGCGGCGTATGTCGCGCTGGCGGCGCTCCTCAGCGTCGCCCTTGGACACGTGGCCTTCCTCGCGACGAATCGGCTGTCGGACGACGTGCGCTTCCGCACCGCCTGCGAGGCCGGCACCGCCGAGGCGATGCAGCGCTACCTCGCGCTCGGGGGGCGCCGTGTGCGCGAGGCCGAGTACTTCTTCGGCCAGCGCCGGATGGCGCTCCGCAGGGACCGAGAGCTCGCCGAGATGCGCGAGCGGGTCGCCCGCAACGAGGGGCTGAAGGCTGCGACCGCCGGGCCCGAGATCGCGCAGAACCCGCCGGGCTTTCGCCGCCCGAGCTCGCCCGAGGCGTGGGGGCTCGCGCACGCGGAGTGCTTGCGAGCGTTCACCGACCGCGCCCCGGCGTCTTCGAAGGCGGGCCGCGCGCTGCCCGCGCTGGTGGTCCTCGCGGAGGAGGCGCGTCGTGGGAGCGGCGGTCCTGCCCGCCTCGACGTGCGCTTCGAGCGCGAGATCGCCCCTTCGGTCGCCTCGAGCGGCCTCCTCGCGTCGCTCGACGCCCGCGAGCGCGAGACCGCCCGGGCTCTCGCGATCGTGCTCGCCGAGGCCTGCCCTCCGGGGGTGCTCGAGCTCCGGCACGCGCGCGGGCCGAGGGCGCCGCACTCGCCCGCGCTCGTCGTGCGGTACGCCGCGCGAGGCCCTGTCGCGCGCGAGGTCGAGGGGGAGAAGCTCACGCTCGCCGAGGTCCGCTTCGACGTGACGCTCGAGGTCTGGCCCCGCCGCCCCGAGGGGTTCTCGCTGACCCTCCCGGCCCCCGAGGGCGCCCCCACGAGGACGCGTGAGCGCAGCGTCTTTCGCGTCGACGACGCGGCCAAGGCCCCGGCGCGCGCGCTCGCCGCGTTCACCGCGAGGGCGTTCGATCGCCTCTACGACGAGCTCTACGGGCTATTTTTCCGCGGCGACGTGAAGGTGCCGCTCCCGAGCTTCGCCGAGGTGGAGGCGATCTTCATGAAGTGAGCGGGCCCCGGCGCGGTGCAACTCCGCGCCCGGGCTGAAAGCCCGGGGCAGGGAGAGCCCAGGGTGGCGGCGCGCGAAGCCCGCCGCAGCGGCGGGCTCTTTCGGCTCTTGTCGCGTCTACACCGGCTCTTGATGCGGTTCGCGCTGCAGGCGACGGTATAGAGTGCCGCCGCGCGCCGTCGCGCACCACGAGCCCCTCGCCAGCCCCTGCCCGATGCCGCGCCCCCGCCGAAGCCCATGCCGCCCAGCTCTCCGTGCGTCGGTCGCGCGCGTGCGTAGGGGCCCGCCGTGACGCTCGCGCTCGCGCTCCTCGTGTTCGTCGCGTTCGCGGTCGAGGCCACGCTTGGCTTCGGGGGCACCGTGATCGTCGTCTCGTTCGGCGTGCTCCTCATGCCGCTCGACGAGCTGCTCTTCCGGGTGATCCCCGTGAACGTGACCCTCTCGGCGTTCCTCGCCGCGCGCCACGCCAAGTTCATCGACCTCCGGCTCCTGGGGCTGCGCCTCTTGCCGCTCATGCTGCTCGGTCTGCCCCTCGGCGTCCTCGCTTCGCGGGGGATCGACGGGCGGATCCTGAGGGGCGCGTTCGGGGTGTTCGTCGTGCTGCTCGCGGTGCGCGAGCTCGCGCGGCCCAAGGTGCCGGAGGAGAGCCCGCCGGCCCTGCCGACGCCGATCGCCACGGTGCTTCTGCTGCTCGCCGGGGCGATGCACGGAGCCTTCGGCGCGGGAGGGCCCGTCGCGGTCTACGTCGCCGGGCGGCGCTTCGGCGGCGACAAGGCTCGCTTCCGCGCCACCCTGAGCGCGCTGTGGCTCATCATGAACCTCGCCCTCGTCACGACCTACGTGGTCCGAGGGGCCGTGAACGGTGGCACGCTGCGGGTGAGCGCGCTGCTGCTGCCGTCGGTCGCGCTGGGGATCTTCGCGGGCGAGCAGGCGCACGTGCGCATCCCGAAGGAGCGCTTCGCGACCGGGGTCTTCGCGGTCCTCCTGGTCGCCGGCGTCGTGGTGTGTGCGCGCGCGGCGCTCGCGGGGTGAGCGCGTGGGGCCGTGCACGTCTGGCTCCTGGGGCCGCGTGCGGGGGCGAGGGCGAGGGCGGGGTCGAGGGTGCGGTCGGGGTCGAGGGTGCGGTCGGGGTCGAGGGGCGGTCGGGGTCGGGGTCGGGGCCGAGGTCAGGGGGGTCGCCAACGTTGGGCACCCGCCTCCTACGGCGTCATCGCGCCGGCCCACCGAGGGACCAAGAACTCGTGCGCGACGTCGCCTACGAGGTGCAGGTGCCGCATGTGGTCGCCGGGGCCAGCGCCCTGGAAGCCGTGGAGGTGCAGCCCACCCTCGTCCACGCGGTAGGTGCGCACCATCGCACCACGCGCCTCGCTCGTCGGGTGAAGCACCGCGCCGACGGCCGCGGCCAGCGCCGTCGCCGCCTCGGTGGTGCTCGCGTACTGCGGCGGGACGATGCTCGTGTGGGTCACGACGAGCTGCTTGCGACCGGCCATCGCCTCGCGGGCGAAGCGGATGTACGGAGCGAGCCCCGTGAGAGAGACGTGGTCGGCGCCCTGACCTACGCCGCGAGAGGGGTCCTTGTAGCCCGCCTGCAAAGCGTCGAGGAGGATGACGCTGTCGAGCTGGTCGAAGTAGCGAGGCACGGCCAGGATGCGCCCCACCGCGCCGAACCCCGCGCTCCACGCCACGAGGCCGAGGTGGCGCACGTGGAGCTTCGTGCCCGGCTTCCGCTGCGCGGCGACCGAGGCGACGACCTCGGACACCATGCGGCCAAAACGGCCGGGATCGGCCATCGCCTCTTGGTAGGCGCCGCTCCCGAAAGACCCGAACGCCGCGCTCACGATCACGGCGTTGGCCCCGCTGGTCTGCCACGAGCGGCCCGCGAGCATGGCCGCGTTGAAGTGCACCACGACGTCGATGCCGCCGTCGTCGGTCCAGAACGTGCCCGTGGGCGCGAGGTACGCCCCGAAGCTCGTGCCGTGCCACCGCTCGTACGCGACGGAGGTGACGGGGTCCGCGGACGCGACGGCCGCTCGGAGCTCGGCCTCGGCGCTCCTCGCACGCGCCGCGACGGGCGCCACGCGCGCGACCGAGGACGGCTCTCCGTGCACCGCGGCGGGCCACGACAGGGCGAAGGCCATCGTCGCGGTGGCAGCGGCCGCGAGCGGCGATCGACGCGGGGGCGAGGGTCGCCGCGCCATCACAGCCGCAGGCCCGGGGCGGGGAACCCGGCGCAGAGCTCGCGGACCTCGCCGGCGATCCGCGCGAGGAGCTCGGCGTCGCCCGGCGACGTGCAGGCCTTGTCCATCCAGTCTGCGAGGCGCTCCATCTCGGCGGTGCCCATGCCGCGCGAGGTGACCGCGGGCGTGCCGAGGCGAATGCCCGAAGGGTCGAAGGGCTTGCGCGGGTCGAACGGCACCGCGTTGTAGTTGAGGACGATGCCCGCGCGGTCGAGGGCCTTCGCCGCCACCTTGCCGGTCGTTCCCTTCGAGGTCATGTCGACCAGCATGAGGTGGTTGTCGGTGCCCCCGGTGGTGACGGCGAACCCGCGGGCGATGAGCGCCGCCGCGAGGTGCTGCGCGTTCGCGACGACGGCCTTCGCGTAGTCGACGAACGACGGCAGCAGCGCCTCGCCCGCGGCGACGGCGATGCCGGCGGTGGCGCTGTTGTGCGGGCCGCCCTGGAGGCCGGGGAACACCGCTTTGTCGATCGCGCTGGCGTGCTCCGCCTTGCAGAAGATCATGCCCCCGCGCGGACCGCGGAAGGTCTTGTGGGTCGTCGAGGTGACCACGTCGGCGACGCCGATGGGCGACGGGTGCACCCCCGCCGCGACGAGCCCCGAGATGTGCGCCATGTCCGCGGCGAGCACGGCGCCCACCTCGTCGGCGATCGAGCGGAACGCCGCCCAATCGAGCGTGCGCGGATACGCGGTGGTGCCCGCCCACAGCACGCGGGGCCGGTGCTCCTTCGCGAGCGCGCGCACCTCGTCGAGGTCGATGCGGTGGTCCGTCGCGCGCACCCCGTAGGGGACGCTCTTGAAGTACTTCCCCGTGATGCTGACCGTGTGGCCGTGCGTGAGGTGGCCGCCCGCGGGCAGGGCGAGGCCCATCACCGTGTCGCCCGGCTTGCAGAACGCCAGGTACACCGCGAGGTTCGCGGGGCTGCCGGAGTAGGGCTGCACGTTGACGTGCAGGCCCGTCGCGTCCACCGCGGTGCGACCAAACAGGGTCTTGAGCCGAGAGATCGCGAGCTCTTCGACCTGGTCGATGACCTCTTGGCCCTCGTAGTAGCGCTTGCCCGGGTACCCCTCGGAGTACTTGTTGGTGAGGCAGGAGCCGGTCGCCTCGATCACGGCGCGCGACGCGTAGTTCTCGCTCGCGATGAGGCGTAGGCTCTCGTGCTCGCGCAGGTTCTCGCGCGCGATGAGATCGGCGAGCTCGGGATCGCGCACAGCCAGGGAGGGGTCGCGCTCGGACATTCGGCGGGTCTAACCGAGAGGGCGGGGTCGAGTCACCCCGAAAACAGGCGCGCACCTTCTGCTACTTGTCGCCCGGCGGTGCGCGTGCGACGAGGCGCGTGACGCGCTCGCTTTACAGGGCGGCCTGAAGCGGGCATCCTGCCCGTGCCTCGCCCGCCACGAAGGTCCATGAAACGACGGCTCTTTTCCCCCCTCTCCACTTCGATGGCCCGCGACGGCGGCCCGCGGGTCGCGTCGCGCGGGCACCGCGCGCTCGTGGCGGCCCTCGTTGGGGCGCTCGCAGCCGTCCCTGAGGTCGTGTGGGCGCAGGCCACGGTGGACGCGCCGGCGGGGGCGCCCATGGCCTCGTCCGGCAGCGCGCCCTCGCCTGGGTCACCCGCGCCGCCCTCGCCTGGGTCACCCGCGCCCCCTGCGCCTGGGTCACCCGCGCCCCCTGCGCCTGGGTCACCCGCGCCCCCTGCGCCTGGGTCACCCGCGCCCCCTGCGCCTACCACCGGTGCCGCGCCCGCCGCCGCTCCGCCTGCCGTCGCTGCGCCCGCGCCTGGGCCCGCGCGCGAACCCGGGACGGCGATCATGGCCGTCTCCGCGCCTCCCCCGCCGCTGCCTGCGTCCGCGCTCGCACCGCTCGAGACCGACCCTGAGCGCCGGAAGGTGAAGCACCGCTACCGCAAGGGCTTCATGCTCACGCTGGCGTTCGGGCAGTCCGTTGGCGCGGCGTCGGGCTATCCGAACGACGTCCAGAAAATAGGCGTTCCCGCCTACTTCGCCAGCTCGGGGGCGATGCTCGGCGGTGGCTTCCAGATGGTCATCGGCGGAGCCCTCACCGACTACTTCAACTTCGGTGTGCTGTTCGGTGGCGGCGGCTTCAAGAACGACGACTGGGAGATCGCGGCGGGCGGCACGGGCTTCCGCGTCGAGGCCTTCCCCGCGGTGGTCGCCTTCCCCAAGATCCAAGCCCTGGCGCACCTTGGCATCGCCGCCGATCTCGGCGTCGGCAACGTGAAGATCCAGGCGAGGGTCAACGAGGAGAACAAGGAGGAGGCCAAGAACGCCCCCCGCGGCTACACGACCATCGAGGGGTTCCAGTCGGCCCTCGGCATCGGCCTCTTCTACGAGACGAGCCTGTTCTCGCTGCTCGGCGGGCACGTGTCGCTCGCGCCGGAGCTGAGCTACCGTACGGCCTACACGACGACCTCGCAGGTGAACTACGGCACGCTCGCCGCGCGGCTCACGTATTACGGCGGCCCTTGAGCGGTTGCAGGTGAGCGGGCCCACCGCGAGCGAAGCTGATACGCTCGCGGCGTGACTCCCGATCCGCTCGGACTCGTCGGCCAGATCCTCGACGGCCAGTACCGCGTCGAGCGCTTCGTGGGTGAGGGTGGGTTCGGCGTGGTGTACGCCGGCCAGCACCTCGGCCTGTCGGAGCCCATCGCGATCAAGTGCATGAAGCTGCCCCCGCAGCTCAGCGCGCCGCTCGTCGAGTCGTTCGTGCAGCGCTTCCGCGACGAGAGCCGCCTCCACTACAAGCTGTCGCAGGGAAACCTGCATATTGCACGCACCATCGCGGCGGGGACCACCGTGGCGCCCGCGACGCGAGAGCTCGTGCCGTACATGATCCTCGAGTGGCTCGACGGCCGCTCGCTCGCCGCCGAGTTCGAGGCCCACGAGCCGCGCTCCCTCGCCGAGGTCCTCGACCTGTTCGCGACGGCGGCCGACGCCCTGAGCTACGCGCAGTCCCAGGGGGTCATTCATCGAGATTTGAACCCCGGGAACTTCTTCCTCACGAACACCATCGCCGGGCCTCGCCTGAAGGTGCTCGACTTTGGCGTCGCGAAGGTGCTCGACGAGTCGCGCCTCGCGGTGGGGCCGCGCGCCCAGACCCTCGGGCAGATACGCATCTTCGCGCCGGCCTACGGCGCCCCGGAGCAGTTCGACGACCGCCTCGGGCCGGTGGGCCCCTACACCGACGTGTACTCGCTCGCGCTCGTGCTCCTCGAGGCGCTGGCGGGGCGCGGGGTCATGACCGGGCAGCACCTCGGCGACTTCGCGAACGGAGCGCTCGATCCCACCACGCGCCCGTCGCCGTCGGGTGTGGGCCTCTCGCTGCCGGCGGAGGTCACCGCCGTCTTCGCGCGCGCGCTGTGTCTGCGCCCGGCCGAGCGATGGCCCGGGGTGACGGAGTTCTGGGCCGCGCTCCGAGTGGCCGCGCGGCTGCCGAGCGACGACGGGGCCAAGCCGACCCAGCTGCTGGCGTCGATGGAGCTCGGGGGCGGCGCGCCGTCGTCGGGGCCGCGCTCCGAGAGCACGATCGTCGACGCGATCGAGGCGGAGAGCGAGCGCACGGCGCTCGGCATCGGACCCGACCTGGGCGGCCCTGCGGCTCCCGCCGCGCGGCCCGAACCGCCCATGACCGCGAGACTAGGCCCGGCGCCCGACGCCGCGCGTGCGGCGGCCCCGTCGGGCGTCGCGACGTTCCTTGGCCAGGGGCCCGCGCCGCCGTCGGTTCACGAGCCGGGCGTCCAGGGTGGTCCGAGACCCGCTCACGTTCCAAGCGCGGACGCCACGCCGTGGAGCCCTCCGGCGCCACAGCCGCCGCCCGCGCCGCCCGTGGCCGCGCCGCCCGTGGCCGCGCCGCCCGTGGCCGAGGCGCGCCCGCGCCCACCCGCCGCGCACAGCGCGACGCTCGCGATGTCGAGCCGTCCGAGCCTCGAGCCTCCCCAGCCGGTGCTTCACGCCACACGTCCGCCGGCACATTCGGCCACACAGCCGCCGGCACATTCGGCCGCACACCCGACCGCACCCCAGCCCACGTCGCAGGGCGCGATGGCCGCCTCGCAGGGCACGCCCCACGTTCCGGCGCCGGTGCTGGCCCGGCAGGGGCCGCTGGCGGCGACCATGGCGATGCCGGCGTCCGCGACGGCGGCGCTCGGAGCGAGGTCGTCGTCGCTCCCCCACGCGCCCGCGCAGGCGGCGACCCAGGCGCTCGCGGTCGTCCCGCCGGGCGGCGTCGCCTCGCACGCCTCGCAGGTCTCGCACGCGCCGCGCGAGAGCGAGGGCGGGCAGCGCGCGGCGGTCTCGGTGGGCCGCGCGAGCGCGCCGGCGTGGGGCCCCGCGCTCCCTCCTCAGCCGTTCGTGCCCGCGGAGCCGGCCGCGGTCGTCGAGGAGCCGGTCGAGGTGCCGAAGTCCCGCGCGGGGCTCCTCGTGGTGGGCGCGGTCGTCGTCGCGGCCCTGCTCGGCCTCGGGATCTTCCTTGGGCTCCGCGTGAGCAAGCCGCCGGCCCACGTCGAGCCCGACGCCGCGTCGATCTTCGCGGTCCCTGACGCGGCGACGTCTCCGACGAGCAGCGCGCCGAGCAGCGCGACCGCCGAGCCGAGCGCGGTCCCCGCAGCGAGCGTCCCCGCGCCGAGCGCGACCGCGGAGCCGAGCGCGGATCCAAGCGCGCCCGCGCGCCCCGCGGCGTCGACGCCCGGCGGCCGCGGCCCGACCACGCCGACCACGCCGACCACGCCGACCACGCCGACCACGAAGCCATCGGCGGCGCCGGTTGGCCCGGGCGCCTTCAGCCCCTCGGTCGCGCGCGCGAAGCTCGACGCCGCCAACGGCGTGCTCGTCATCTGCAAGCGGGCCGGTGGGCCGTCGGGGCGGGGGTCCGCGGCGGTCACGTTCGCGCCCGCCGGGCACGTGAGCGCGGTCACGCTCACGGTGCCGTTCGTCGGTACGCCGGTGGGCGCGTGCGTCACCGGGCAGTTTCTCCGGGTCAAGGTGCCGGCGTTCACGGGCGGGCCGCAGCCCATGGCCTACACGTTCACGGTGCCGAAGTAGCGACTCCCTACGTTCGGGAAGGCGGCTAAGCTGCGCGCTCATGGCCGACCCGATCTCCCAAGCCCTGTTCGAGCGCGCCGCGCGCGTCATCCCTGGGGGCGTCAACAGCCCCGTTCGCGCCTTCCGCGCCGTGGGCGGCAGCCCCGTCTTCATCGCGCGCGCCGAGGGCGCGTACCTCTACGGCGCGGACGGCGCGCGCTACACCGACTACATCGGCTCCTGGGGCCCCATGATCGTGGGGCACGCGCACCCCGCGGTGCGCGCCGAGATCGCCCTGGCGGTCGCGAACGGCACGAGCTACGGCGCGCCGACCGAGCTCGAGGTCCGCTTCGCCGAGGAGCTCATCGCGCGGTACCCGAGCATGGAAATGCTGCGGTGCGTGTCGAGCGGCACCGAGGCCACGATGGCCGCGCTCCGCGTCGCCCGCGGGCACACCGGGCGCGAGCTCGTCCTGAAGTTCGAGGGCTGCTACCACGGCCACGCCGATTTTCTGCTGGTGAAGGCGGGCTCCGGCGCCGCCACCTTCGGCGTGCCCGACTCCGCGGGCGTCCCCGCCGGCACCGCCAAGAACACCCTCACCGCGGGCTACAACGACGAGGCCGGCCTGCGCCGGCTGTTCGCCGAGCGCGGCGGCGAGATCGCGGCCGTGATCGTGGAGCCGGTCGTGGGGAACATGGGCCTCGTGCCGCCGGAGCCCGGATTTCTCGAGGCGATCCTTGCGCTCTGCAAGGAACACGGCGCCGTCTCGATCTTCGACGAGGTCATGACCGGCTCGCGCCTCTCGGCGGGTGGCTACCAGGGACGCGTGGGCCTCTCGCCCGACATGACCTGCCTCGGCAAGGTGGTGGGCGGCGGCATGCCGCTCGCGGTGTACGGCGGCAAGCGCGCGATCATGGAGAAGGTCGCGCCCCTCGGGCCCGTGTACCAAGCGGGGACGCTGAGCGGGAACCCCGTCGCGGTGAGCGCGGGCCTCGCGACCCTCGCGCTGCTCGACGCCGCCCTCTACGCGAAGCTCGAGCGCCTCGGCGCGCGCCTCGAGGCGGGCCTCCACGCGGCGATCGACGGCGCGGGCGCCGACGCGTGCGTGCAGCGCGTGGGCTCGATGCTCACTGTGTTCTTCCGCAAGGGGCCGGTCACGTGCTGGGAGGACGCGAAGGCCTCCGACACC comes from Myxococcales bacterium and encodes:
- a CDS encoding sulfite exporter TauE/SafE family protein — its product is MTLALALLVFVAFAVEATLGFGGTVIVVSFGVLLMPLDELLFRVIPVNVTLSAFLAARHAKFIDLRLLGLRLLPLMLLGLPLGVLASRGIDGRILRGAFGVFVVLLAVRELARPKVPEESPPALPTPIATVLLLLAGAMHGAFGAGGPVAVYVAGRRFGGDKARFRATLSALWLIMNLALVTTYVVRGAVNGGTLRVSALLLPSVALGIFAGEQAHVRIPKERFATGVFAVLLVAGVVVCARAALAG
- a CDS encoding serine hydroxymethyltransferase encodes the protein MSERDPSLAVRDPELADLIARENLREHESLRLIASENYASRAVIEATGSCLTNKYSEGYPGKRYYEGQEVIDQVEELAISRLKTLFGRTAVDATGLHVNVQPYSGSPANLAVYLAFCKPGDTVMGLALPAGGHLTHGHTVSITGKYFKSVPYGVRATDHRIDLDEVRALAKEHRPRVLWAGTTAYPRTLDWAAFRSIADEVGAVLAADMAHISGLVAAGVHPSPIGVADVVTSTTHKTFRGPRGGMIFCKAEHASAIDKAVFPGLQGGPHNSATAGIAVAAGEALLPSFVDYAKAVVANAQHLAAALIARGFAVTTGGTDNHLMLVDMTSKGTTGKVAAKALDRAGIVLNYNAVPFDPRKPFDPSGIRLGTPAVTSRGMGTAEMERLADWMDKACTSPGDAELLARIAGEVRELCAGFPAPGLRL
- a CDS encoding protein kinase → MTPDPLGLVGQILDGQYRVERFVGEGGFGVVYAGQHLGLSEPIAIKCMKLPPQLSAPLVESFVQRFRDESRLHYKLSQGNLHIARTIAAGTTVAPATRELVPYMILEWLDGRSLAAEFEAHEPRSLAEVLDLFATAADALSYAQSQGVIHRDLNPGNFFLTNTIAGPRLKVLDFGVAKVLDESRLAVGPRAQTLGQIRIFAPAYGAPEQFDDRLGPVGPYTDVYSLALVLLEALAGRGVMTGQHLGDFANGALDPTTRPSPSGVGLSLPAEVTAVFARALCLRPAERWPGVTEFWAALRVAARLPSDDGAKPTQLLASMELGGGAPSSGPRSESTIVDAIEAESERTALGIGPDLGGPAAPAARPEPPMTARLGPAPDAARAAAPSGVATFLGQGPAPPSVHEPGVQGGPRPAHVPSADATPWSPPAPQPPPAPPVAAPPVAAPPVAEARPRPPAAHSATLAMSSRPSLEPPQPVLHATRPPAHSATQPPAHSAAHPTAPQPTSQGAMAASQGTPHVPAPVLARQGPLAATMAMPASATAALGARSSSLPHAPAQAATQALAVVPPGGVASHASQVSHAPRESEGGQRAAVSVGRASAPAWGPALPPQPFVPAEPAAVVEEPVEVPKSRAGLLVVGAVVVAALLGLGIFLGLRVSKPPAHVEPDAASIFAVPDAATSPTSSAPSSATAEPSAVPAASVPAPSATAEPSADPSAPARPAASTPGGRGPTTPTTPTTPTTPTTKPSAAPVGPGAFSPSVARAKLDAANGVLVICKRAGGPSGRGSAAVTFAPAGHVSAVTLTVPFVGTPVGACVTGQFLRVKVPAFTGGPQPMAYTFTVPK
- the hemL gene encoding glutamate-1-semialdehyde 2,1-aminomutase; amino-acid sequence: MADPISQALFERAARVIPGGVNSPVRAFRAVGGSPVFIARAEGAYLYGADGARYTDYIGSWGPMIVGHAHPAVRAEIALAVANGTSYGAPTELEVRFAEELIARYPSMEMLRCVSSGTEATMAALRVARGHTGRELVLKFEGCYHGHADFLLVKAGSGAATFGVPDSAGVPAGTAKNTLTAGYNDEAGLRRLFAERGGEIAAVIVEPVVGNMGLVPPEPGFLEAILALCKEHGAVSIFDEVMTGSRLSAGGYQGRVGLSPDMTCLGKVVGGGMPLAVYGGKRAIMEKVAPLGPVYQAGTLSGNPVAVSAGLATLALLDAALYAKLERLGARLEAGLHAAIDGAGADACVQRVGSMLTVFFRKGPVTCWEDAKASDTARFGRFHGELLKRGVYWPPAQYEAAFVSGAHTEADIDATVVAARQALEASA